From the Lolium rigidum isolate FL_2022 chromosome 2, APGP_CSIRO_Lrig_0.1, whole genome shotgun sequence genome, one window contains:
- the LOC124686320 gene encoding RNA N6-adenosine-methyltransferase mettl16-like, producing MGGGRKRRRQQRDCSDAPPTMHPRNRYASSAPDFAALAALYPSFAPFVSVPAGGGRAAVDFTDFAATRELTRVLLLHDHGVNWWIPDGQLCPTVPNRSNYIHWIEDLLSSDLIPRISNSSETVRGFDIGTGANCIYPLLGASLLGWSFVGSDVTDVALEWAKKNVESNPHLAGLIEIRNANEVPCSSKSETVAEEAVRESTSEPVENVVRSIPPILVGVVKDSEIFDFCMCNPPFFESMEEAGLNPKTSCAGTAEEMACPGGEQAFITLIIEDSASLKNSFRWFTSMVGRKANLKLLVSKARAVGASVVKTTEFVQGQTARWGLAWSFIAPRKMVVRSSIPGKVHYSFMLQGLHRGNGAFQVLKSAEAFFCASNLSCKTDSLSFSIDVTLSDEQTEAAILDGDDLPGSIEDNSTKLHSTVTGSSFRISVFEQMPGTLLIRGSLLNKALSGTFSSLFSQLEETLKLELVSKAR from the exons ATGGGCGGcgggaggaagcggcggcggcagcagcgcgaCTGCTCGGACGCGCCGCCGACGATGCACCCGCGCAACCGCTACGCCTCCTCGGCGCCGGACttcgcggcgctggcggcgctctACCCCTCCTTCGCGCCCTTCGTCTCCGTGCCCGCGGGGGGAGGCCGCGCCGCCGTCGACTTCACCGACTTCGCGGCCACGCGGGAGCTcacgcgcgtcctcctcctccacgacCACGGCGTCAACTG GTGGATTCCAGATGGACAGCTTTGCCCTACTGTTCCAAACAGATCCAACTACATCCATTGGATTGAGGATCTCCTCTCGTCGGATCTCATACCGCGAATATCCAACTCAAGTGAGACAGTGAGGGGTTTTGACATAGGCACAGGTGCTAATTGCATTTATCCTCTCCTCGGAGCATCATTACTGGGCTGGAGCTTTGTTGGATCTG ATGTTACTGATGTTGCTCTTGAATGGGCTAAGAAGAATGTGGAGAGCAATCCACATCTAGCAGGTCTAATTGAGATCAGAAATGCAAATGAAGTACCCTGTTCTTCCAAGTCTGAAACAGTTGCCGAGGAAGCAGTCAGGGAGAGCACTTCAGAGCCAGTGGAGAATGTGGTGCGATCAATACCACCTATTCTCGTGGGTGTTGTGAAGGATAGTGAGATCTTTGACTTCTGTATGTGCAATCCACCTTTCTTTGAGAGTATGGAGGAAGCTGGCCTTAATCCAAAAACTTCTTGTGCTGGAACTGCTGAAGAGATGGCTTGCCCTGGTGGTGAGCAGGCCTTTATAACACTGATAATTGAAGACAGTGCTTCCCTTAAGAACTCTTTCAG GTGGTTTACATCAATGGTTGGCAGAAAAGCAAATCTAAAATTATTAGTATCGAAAGCCCGTGCAGTTGGGGCCTCAGTTGTAAAAACTACCGAGTTTGTGCAAGGACAAACAGCTAGATGGGGCCTTGCATGGTCATTCATTGCTCCAAGAAAAATGGTTGTAAGATCCAGTATACCAGGAAAAGTCCACTATTCTTTCATGCTTCAG GGTCTTCATCGCGGAAATGGTGCATTTCAGGTGTTGAAGTCAGCTGAGGCATTTTTCTGTGCATCTAATCTATCATGTAAAACTGATTCTCTGTCATTTTCTATTGAC GTTACATTGTCAGATGAGCAGACTGAGGCTGCAATATTGGATGGTGATGACCTTCCTGGTTCTATTGAAGACAACTCTACAAAGCTCCATAGCACTGTTACAGGGTCATCCTTCCGTATTTCG GTGTTTGAACAGATGCCCGGCACACTGCTAATCAGAGGTTCATTATTGAATAAAGCACTCTCAG GTACGTTCTCATCATTGTTCTCGCAGCTGGAGGAAACACTTAAGCTGGAACTTGTCAGTAAGGCCCGGTAG
- the LOC124686318 gene encoding glycine-rich protein 2-like, whose product MAMEARMKGSVKWFNDTKGFGFISPDDGSEDLFVHQSSIKADGFRSLAEGEAVEFVIEQGDDGRTKAVDVTGPDGSFVQGGGGGGGGGGGFGSRGGGGSRGGGGYGGRGGDGYGGRDGSGGFGGGGGWGGPRRSGGGGAGGSCFKCGEPGHMARDCSANAPAGGGFGGGGGAGGACFKCGEPGHMARDCVNGGGGGYGGGGYGGGGGGGSCYNCGEPGHLARDCPTGGGGGRSYGGGGGRGDCYTCGQPGHMSRDCTAK is encoded by the coding sequence ATGGCGATGGAGGCGAGGATGAAGGGCAGCGTCAAGTGGTTCAACGACACCAAGGGGTTCGGCTTCATCTCCCCCGACGACGGCAGCGAGGACCTCTTCGTCCACCAGTCCTCCATCAAGGCCGACGGCTTCCGCTCGCTGGCCGAGGGCGAGGCCGTCGAGTTCGTCATCGAGCAGGGCGACGACGGCCGCACCAAGGCCGTCGACGTCACCGGCCCCGACGGATCCTTCGtccagggcggcggcggaggtggcggcggcggaggcggcttcgggtcccgcggcggcggcggatctcgCGGCGGGGGTGGATATGGTGGTCGCGGCGGGGACGGCTACGGCGGACGTGATGGATCTGGCGGTTTCGGTGGTGGTGGCGGGTGGGGCGGCCCGAGGAGATCTGGCGGTGGAGGCGCTGGCGGGTCCTGCTTCAAGTGCGGCGAGCCTGGTCACATGGCCAGGGACTGCTCCGCCAACGCCCCAGCTGGAGGCGGATTtggtggtggcggaggtgctGGTGGAGCCTGCTTCAAGTGCGGCGAGCCTGGCCACATGGCCAGGGACTGCGtcaacggcggtggcggcgggtacGGAGGCGGTggatacggtggtggtggtggcggcgggagCTGCTACAACTGCGGCGAGCCGGGACATCTCGCCAGGGACTgccccaccggcggcggcggcggccggagctacggcggaggaggcggccgcggcGACTGCTACACCTGCGGCCAGCCCGGCCACATGTCCCGCGACTGCACAGCCAAATGA